GTTGAAGGGGCTCATGGTCGGGCCGGCCGTTCTCAACACGCCGAAGACCGCCTCGCCGACCGACTTGCGATCGCCGACGACGGCGCCGCCGACACAACGCCCCTGCCCGTCCAGGTACTTGGTGGCGGAATGGATCACCAGATCCGCGCCGAACTCGAGCGGGCGTTGCAGGGCCGGGGTGCAGAAACAGTTGTCGACCGCCAGGAGACAGCCCCGGCGATGCGCAAGCTCCGCGAGCCCTCGGATGTCGACCATCTCGGTCAAGGGATTGGACGGCGTCTCGCAGAACAAAAGCCGGGTCTCGGGGCGAATCGCCGCGTCCCATGCCTCCAGGTCGCCGAGCGTCACATAGCTGGTCGCGATGCCGAACCGGGAGAGGTATTTGTTGAAGAGGAGCGTGGTGCTGCCGAACAGGCTCCGAGAGGCGACGATGTGGTCGCCGGACTCCAGAACCCCCATGCAGACGGCCAGAATGGCTGACATGCCGGAGGCGGTCGCGACACAGCGCTCGCCGCCTTCGAGACTGGCCAGACGCTCCTCGAAGGCCGAGACCGTCGGGTTCGTGAAACGCGAATAGATGTTGCCCGCTTGATCGCCCGAAAAACGTGCGGCGGCCTCGGCAGCGCTTTGAAAGACAAAACTGGAGGTCGTGAAGATCGGCTCGCCGTGCTCGCCTTCCGGGGTCCGGTGGTGACCGACCCGCACGGCACGGGTCGCGAATCCCGGTGCGGCCGAAGACTGGGACGCGGTCGGCTCGTCCGCGCTCGATCGCGCGTCAGGCGGAGTTGTAGAGGTCAATGACGTTCTCGCTGAATGAGCCGTAGGCGGTCTTGGCGACGTCGTTGCGATTCGCCTCGAGCGCCTGAAGATACTCGGGGGTCACGTCCCCGGTCACGTAAAGACCGTCGAAAACCGAGGTATCGAAGCGGTCCACGTGGCTTTTGCCCTTCTTCTGGACCGCGTCGATCAGATCATCGAGCTCTTGAAAGATGAGTCGGTCGGCACCCAGCTCGCGCGCGACTTCCTCCTCGGTCCGGCCGTGGGCGATGAGTTCGCTGGCCGCGGGCATGTCGATCCCGTAGACGTTGGGAAAGCGCACCGGCGGTGCTGCCGAGGCGAAGTAGACCCGGTGCGCCCCGGCCTCGCGCGCCATCTGAATGATCTGCTGGGAGGTGGTGCCGCGCACGATGGAGTCGTCGACCAGCAGGACGTTCTTCTTGCGGAACTCCAGATCGATGGCATTGAGCTTCTGCCGAACCGACTTCTTGCGGACCTGCTGGCCCGGCATGATAAAGGTGCGCCCGATGTAGCGGTTCTTGATGAAGCCTTCCGAGTAAGGCACGCCGAGCTGATTGGCCAGCTGGAGTGCGGCCGTCCGGCTGGTGTCCGGGATGGGGATCACGACGTCGATGTCGTGATTCGACCACTCGCGCTTGATCTTGGCCGCGAGCTTTTTGCCCATTCGGGAACGCGCCTTGTGCACCGAGATGTTGTCGATGATGGAATCGGGGCGGGCGAAGTAGACGAACTCGAAGATGCAGGGCGACAGGATCGGTTGGGCGGCACACTGGTGCGTGTTGATCTGGCCGTCGACGGTAATGCAGACCGCCTCGCCCGGCGCGACATCCGCGATCAGGGTGAAGCCGATGGTGTCGAGCGCCACGCTCTCGGAGGCGATCATGTACTCGGTGCCCAGATCGGTCTCGCGACGTCCGTAGACCAGGGGCCTGATCCCGTGCGGGTCGCGGAAGCCGAAGACGCCGAAGCCCGGGATCATCGCGACCGCGGCATAGCCGCCTCGACAGCGTCGGTGTACGCCCGACACCGCGCGAAAGACATCGTGCTCGTCGATCCGCAGTTTGCCCTGGAGCTGCAGCTCGTGGGCAAAGACGTTCAGCAGGATCTCGGAATCCGACGCGGTGTTGAGGTGGCGAAGATCCTCGACGAAGAGGTCGCGCTTGAGGTCATCGGCATTGGTGAGATTGCCGTTATGGGCAAGCACGATGCCGTAGGGCGAATTGACGTAGAAGGGCTGGGCCTCGGCCGAGCTGGCCGCGCCGGCGGTCGGGTAGCGGACATGTCCGACACCCATGTTGCCGCCTAATTGGATCATGTGTCGGGTTCGGAAGACATCGCGCGCAAGACCGTTGTCCTTGCGCAAATGGAGCTTGTCGCCCTGACAGGTCACGATGCCGGCGGCATCCTGTCCCCGGTGTTGGAGCACCAGCAGCGAGTCGTAAAGCGCTTGGTTGACCGGACTTTTACCGACAATGCCGACGATGCCGCACATGACTTCCTCGCCCGCCTCCAGCCCCGGAGTCCGAGACGGATGCTGCTGATTGGGAACAGCGGACTATACCCCGCGAGGTTGATCCGGGACAACATCGAACGACCGATCGCCCGATCCAAGGTTCAGCCGCGCAACCCGCGCCGGCCACATCTCCCGATGCGCACCACCGAAACTAACCAATCGCAGGAGGCAGGAGGCAGGAGGCAGGAGGCCGAAAAAACCCGATCAACGCAATCCTTCAGAGGCTCTTGACCCTGGCCTGCACCTCTTCGGGAACCAGATCGATGAGCCAGCCGGCCACCGCTTGGAACTGGCCGATGAGCCGTGATTCCTGCCACCAGGAATCCTCCGGCATGGGTGTGAGGGCCCCCAGGAAGACCGCCATCGCCACGATCACCACACCGCGAGCCGCGCCGAAGACCAATCCGAGCATCCGATCGACGACACCGAGACCCGTCTTCTCGATCAGGGCCGACAGCAGGGCGCCCAAGAGGGCGCCGAGGACGAGAGTGCCCAGGATCAGGCCGATGAAAGCCGCGGCCAGACGCACCGAGGGCTGCGACAGGTAAGGCACCAGCAGCTCGGCGACCTCGCGGTGGAACAGCCAAGCGATCAGGATCGCGGCGATCCAGACCCCCAGGGACAACACCTCGCGGATCAGACCGCGTCCGAGCCCGACCAAAGCGGACAGCAGGACAACCCCGAGGATGGCGAAATCGACCCAATTCATCATCAGCTCCGACGCACCGGACTAGAGGAAAACGCAGCGCGCACCGGGATCTGCTCAGGGATAACGCTGAACAAAGGGATCCTTGTATTTCTGGCGGAGCTTGGCGGCCGTCTTCTCGGCGCTCGATCGGTCCGCTTCGGGTCCGACACGGACGCGAAAATAGGTGCGTCCGCCGACCACGGCCGACTCGACGAAGGCGGAATAGCCCTCGTTTTGAAGCTTTGCCGCCAACTCCTGCGCGCTTGCCGAAGTCCCCAAACTCGCGACTTGGGTGACATAGGACGGCATCCCGTCGTCGCGCGCCATCGGCGGCGGTGCCTCGGGCACCCGAGCGGTCGCGTCCGACGCCGTGCGGGGCGCTGCGACCGGCGGGGCCGCCGCCGGGTCTCCCGCCGGCTCATCGTACCCAGCCTCATACACGGGCTCGGTCTCCTCGACGGCGGGGAGCGCCAAGGTCGCCGGATCGATCCAGAACTCTTCGGGAAGCCCGCCGACGCCCGAATCGGCCGGCGTCAGAAAGGACTCCGACCGAAAGCGATCGTCGACGATCGGCTGCTCGGGAATCACCGTCGGCAACGGAGGAAGATCCGTCACCACTTCATCCTCGAACAGCATCGGGACGAAGATGACCGCCAGCGTGACGATTACAATCGCCCCCACCAACCGCTTCTTTGCGCCTTCTTGCATAAATCGCCACCCGAATGTCGGACACCGCGCGAATCGCCGGCACCCGTGAGATCATGATTATCGATCGGCCTCGAAAGGCCGGCAGTATAGCATGGCCGAGCCGAAACCATACCGGCACGCCTGAAATATCGCTATTGATTTCAATCGGATAATATACGCACGCCGGACCACGGCAAACGCCGCGCAGGGGCTTCGGAGACCTGGAGCCGAGGCTCAGCCCCGATCGCCGCGCCCGGGATCGAGCCGACGCAGCGCCACCCCGACGGTCGTGAACGAGCCGACGACCAACAGCGCGTCCCCCGGCTCGGATGCGGACTGCGCGGCATCGAGCGCGGCATCCAGATCCGGAAGCAACACCGCTGCAGGTGCAGGCAAGATCACATCCAAGCGCCTGCTCAGCACCTCCACGGGCATGGCGCGCGGATCCGTGCTCTGCGCGAGATACCAATGGCTTACGAACGGCAGGAGCGGCCCGACGATCGACTCGGGCGACTTGTCCTCGAGGACTGCGAGGACTGCGCGAAGCCGACCGCGACAGGCAAAGGCCCGCAGATTCGCGGCCAATGCCTGCGCCGCCTCGCCGTTGTGGGCGACATCCAGGATCCAGGTCAGCGTTCCGGGGAAGACCTGAAACCGGCCCGGCAAGCGCGCCCGCTGCAACCCCGCCCGGATCGCGTTGACCGAGATCGGCAAGCGCGTATGCAAGGCGCGAAGCGCTGCGATCGCCGCCGAGGCGTTGTCGTATTGGAACGGGCCGCGCATCGCCGGCTCGGACAAGGCCAAACGCTGGCCCGAGGGCGCGCTCCAGATCCAGCCTCCGCCATCGCCGAGGGTCCAGTCGATCTCCCGACCGAGCTGTAGGGGCAGACTCCCGCGCTGCTCCGCTTCGGCCCGCAGCCGCGCCGGGGCGTCGCGTTGCCCGATCACGGCCGCACGGCCGGGACGAAAGATCCCGGCCTTCTCGTAGGCGATCTCATCCAAGGAATCGCCCAACCAGGCCATGTGATCCAGCCCGATCGAGGTGACCACCGAGACATCCGCGTCCCACAGATTCACCGCGTCGAGACGCCCGCCGAGACCGACCTCGAGGATCACCACATCGGGCACGCTGCGCACGAAGAGATCGAGCGCCGCGAGTGTGCCGAACTCGAAATAGGTCAGCGCCGTCTCGCCGCGCGCCCGGTCGATCCGCTCGAACGACTCGCAGAGGAGCGCATCGGAGACGTCCTCCCCGTCGATTCGCACCCGCTCGTTGTAACGCAGCAGATGCGGCGAGCTGAAGACCCCGGTGCGATATCCGGCAGCACGACAGATCGCCTCCGCCATCGCGACACAGGACCCCTTGCCGTTGGTCCCGCCCACCGTGACGAGCGGAAACGGCAAGGACGCCGGTCCCAGCCGTGCCCAAACGGCACCCACCCGCTCGAGCCCGAGTTCAATGGCCTTCGGATGCAACTGCATCTGCCAGCTCAACCAGGCATCGAGGGTGTCGAAACGAGTCATGTCGGCAGTCCCGCTGCCGGATCACACAGCCGCGCCGACCGGCATCCCGGACCTCTCAGGGCCAGACACACCGACCTTCTTACACGCATCCCACATCCTGAATCGCGTCCACTCCAAGGCTCGCAGGCACACACGATCCGGCCCCCAAACAGAATCCGTCCAAACTGCACGAGACGCGATTCAGACCGGCACGACGGTGCGGACATACCGCGGCCGATGCGTCAAAATCGCGAGCAGATCGGCGATACGCTCGCGTAGATCACGTCGGTCGATGATCATATCGAGCGCGCCTTTTTCGATCAGGAACTCGCTGCGCTGGAAGCCCTCGGGCAGTTTTTCGTGAACGGTCTGCTCGATGACGCGCGGGCCGGCAAAGCCGATCAGGGCGTTGGGCTCGGCGATGTTGAGATCACCGAGCATCGCGAGACTCGCCGAGACGCCTCCCATGGTCGGATCCGTCATCACGGAGACGAAGGGCAGCGAATGCTCGCGCAAGCGTCCCAAGGCCGCGCTGGTCTTGGCCATCTGCATCAGCGAGAAAAGGCTCTCCTGCATGCGTGCGCCGCCGCTCGCCGAAAAACAGATGTAGGGCGAGTGTTGCTCGAGCGCCGCCTCGACACCCCGCACGAAGCGCTCGCCGACCACCGAGCCCATGGACCCGCCCATGAAACTGAATTCGAAGGCCGAGGCAACGATCGGCTGGCCTTTGAGCCGACCACGCATCACGATTAAGGCATCTTTCTCGGAGGACTGCTTCTGAGCCTGAACGAGTCGGTCTTTGTATTTCTTTAGATCTTTGAACTTGAGCGGGTCCAGAGACTCGAGGTCGAGCCCGATCTCCTCGCGGCCCTCCGGATCGAGAAAAGTCTCGAGTCGGCGTCTCCCGCTCAAACGGTTGTGATGGCTGCATTTGGGGCAGACCTCCAGATTACGCTCGAGCTCCGCCCGATAGAGGATGGCCTGACAGCCCGGGCATTTGGCCCAGACGCCCTCGGGGACTGCCCGTTTGGTGCTGGCGTCGGTACGGATGCGGCTCGGGATCAGCTTCTCGAACCAGCTCATACTCTTGTCCATGGCCTGTTTGATGGTGGCCGTGCGGTCGCCCTTGAGCTCGTCTGCGGTTTGGCCCGGCTTGGTTTGGCCGGGCGCGGATTTCCCGGGTGGGCTCGCGGCGGGCGTGGATGGTTTATCCAAACGCGTCAGCGCGTGGCGAACCCGGCTGGGGGGCTTAGGCGACATGGGCATCCACCTCGTCGATGGCCTGACGTAGACCGGTGAGAAATTCGGCGACAGCCTCCGGGATCCGCTCCGGGGTCGCGGCGAGCGCCTCGATTCGACTCACGATCGCGCTGCCGACGATGACCGCATCGGCGACCCGGGCGACCGAAGCTGCAGTCTCGGCGTTGTTGATTCCGAACCCGACCCCGACAGGGAGCCCGATCAGCGACTTGATCAAACCGACCTTCTCCGCCACCGCGGCGGTGTCCAGGTTCCCGGCCCCGGTCACGCCCTTGACCGAGACGTAATAGACGAACCCGGATGCGACCTCGCCGATCCGCACGATGCGCGCCTCGGTCGAGGTCGGAGCCAGGAGATAGACCAAGTCGAGCCCCTGCGACTTCAGCATCTCGACCAACGCGTGGCCCTCCTCCGGCGGCACGTCCACGATCAGTGCGCCGTCCAGTCCGGCCCCGTGCGCCGCAACCGCGAAGGTCTCGTACCCCATGACCTCGATCGGATTGAGATAACCCATGAGGATGACGGGCGTCTCGGTGTCGCGCTCGCGGAACTGCCGAACCATATCGAGCACGTCGTCGAGCGAGACGCCTGCGGCCAAGGCCCGCTCGGTTGCACGCTGAATGACCGGACCGTCGGCGATCGGATCGGAGAAGGGCACGCCCAGCTCGATCAGATCCACGCCCGCAGCAACCATGGCATGCATCAGAGGGACGGTCACGGCGGGCGACGGATCGCCTGCGGTCACGAAGGGAATGAGCGCGGTGCGACCACGCTCGCGAAGCTGCTCGAAACGTGCGGCGATTCGACTCATAAGACCAACCCGTCGTGACTGGCGACCGTGTGCATATCCTTGTCCCCGCGCCCCGAGAGATTGACGATGATCGTCTGATCCTTGCGCATGGTCGGGGCGAGCTTGTGCACGTAGGCCAAGGCGTGACTGGACTCGAGCGCGGGGATGATCCCTTCGGTTCGGGTCAGGTGATGAAAGGCGCGCAGAGCCTCGTCGTCGGTGACCGAGTCGTAAAGGGCGCGTCCGCTGTCCTTGAGCCAGGCGTGCTCCGGGCCGACACCCGGGTAGTCGAGCCCGGCCGAGATGGAATGGGTCTCGACGATCTGGCCGTGGTTGTCTTCCATCAGATAGGTGCGGTTGCCGTGCAGCACGCCGGGTCGGCCCGCACAGAGCGGCGCGGCATGGCGACCGGTCTGCAGGCCGTCGCCCGCGGCCTCAACACCGTAGATAGCCACATCCTCGTCCCCGATGAAGGGGTAAAAGAGGCCGATGGCGTTGGAGCCGCCCCCCACGCAGGCGACCAAGGCATCGGGCAAACGCCCGCTGCGCGCAAGGATCTGTGCACGGGCCTCGCGACCGATGACCGCCTGGAAATCCCGAACCATCGCCGGATAGGGATGCGGACCGGCAACGGTGCCGATGATATAGAAGGTGTTGTCGATGTTGGTGACCCAGTCGCGCATCGCCTCGTTGAGCGCATCCTTGAGCGTGCGCGAGCCGGAGGTGACCGAGACCACGCGCGCGCCGAGCAGGCGCATGCGATAGACGTTCGCCTCCTGGCGGGCGATATCGACCTCGCCCATATACACGACGCATTCCAGCCCGAGCCGTGCCGCCACGGTCGCACTCGCCACCCCGTGTTGACCGGCGCCGGTCTCGGCGATGATGCGGGTCTTGCCCATCCGTCGCGCCAGAAGGGCCTGACCGATGGTGTTGTTGACCTTGTGCGCGCCGGTGTGATTCAGATCCTCGCGCTTGAGAAAGATCTGAGCGCCGCCGAGTTCGCGGCTCCAGCGCTCGGCGTGATAGAGGGGCGAGGGCCGGCCGACATAGTCCTGCAGGTCGGCATCGAGCTCGGCCTGGAACTGCGGATCGGCCAGGTAGCGCTCGTAGGCGGTGCGCAACTCTTCGAGCGGGTGCATGAGGGTCTCGGGGACGAACATCCCGCCGTAGGGTCCAAA
The sequence above is drawn from the Thiocapsa rosea genome and encodes:
- a CDS encoding O-succinylhomoserine sulfhydrylase, with the protein product MTSTTPPDARSSADEPTASQSSAAPGFATRAVRVGHHRTPEGEHGEPIFTTSSFVFQSAAEAAARFSGDQAGNIYSRFTNPTVSAFEERLASLEGGERCVATASGMSAILAVCMGVLESGDHIVASRSLFGSTTLLFNKYLSRFGIATSYVTLGDLEAWDAAIRPETRLLFCETPSNPLTEMVDIRGLAELAHRRGCLLAVDNCFCTPALQRPLEFGADLVIHSATKYLDGQGRCVGGAVVGDRKSVGEAVFGVLRTAGPTMSPFNAWVFLKGLETLKLRMLAHAQSAAALAQWLLVQPGIERVYYPGLPDHPQHHLVGSQQRTGGGIVAFDVRGGRAGAWHLIDSTRLLSITANLGDVKTTITHPATTTHGRLTPEERAAVGIGEGLVRVAVGLEEIEDIQADLALGLEMLRSRG
- the purF gene encoding amidophosphoribosyltransferase, translating into MCGIVGIVGKSPVNQALYDSLLVLQHRGQDAAGIVTCQGDKLHLRKDNGLARDVFRTRHMIQLGGNMGVGHVRYPTAGAASSAEAQPFYVNSPYGIVLAHNGNLTNADDLKRDLFVEDLRHLNTASDSEILLNVFAHELQLQGKLRIDEHDVFRAVSGVHRRCRGGYAAVAMIPGFGVFGFRDPHGIRPLVYGRRETDLGTEYMIASESVALDTIGFTLIADVAPGEAVCITVDGQINTHQCAAQPILSPCIFEFVYFARPDSIIDNISVHKARSRMGKKLAAKIKREWSNHDIDVVIPIPDTSRTAALQLANQLGVPYSEGFIKNRYIGRTFIMPGQQVRKKSVRQKLNAIDLEFRKKNVLLVDDSIVRGTTSQQIIQMAREAGAHRVYFASAAPPVRFPNVYGIDMPAASELIAHGRTEEEVARELGADRLIFQELDDLIDAVQKKGKSHVDRFDTSVFDGLYVTGDVTPEYLQALEANRNDVAKTAYGSFSENVIDLYNSA
- a CDS encoding CvpA family protein, which gives rise to MMNWVDFAILGVVLLSALVGLGRGLIREVLSLGVWIAAILIAWLFHREVAELLVPYLSQPSVRLAAAFIGLILGTLVLGALLGALLSALIEKTGLGVVDRMLGLVFGAARGVVIVAMAVFLGALTPMPEDSWWQESRLIGQFQAVAGWLIDLVPEEVQARVKSL
- a CDS encoding SPOR domain-containing protein yields the protein MQEGAKKRLVGAIVIVTLAVIFVPMLFEDEVVTDLPPLPTVIPEQPIVDDRFRSESFLTPADSGVGGLPEEFWIDPATLALPAVEETEPVYEAGYDEPAGDPAAAPPVAAPRTASDATARVPEAPPPMARDDGMPSYVTQVASLGTSASAQELAAKLQNEGYSAFVESAVVGGRTYFRVRVGPEADRSSAEKTAAKLRQKYKDPFVQRYP
- the folC gene encoding bifunctional tetrahydrofolate synthase/dihydrofolate synthase, which produces MTRFDTLDAWLSWQMQLHPKAIELGLERVGAVWARLGPASLPFPLVTVGGTNGKGSCVAMAEAICRAAGYRTGVFSSPHLLRYNERVRIDGEDVSDALLCESFERIDRARGETALTYFEFGTLAALDLFVRSVPDVVILEVGLGGRLDAVNLWDADVSVVTSIGLDHMAWLGDSLDEIAYEKAGIFRPGRAAVIGQRDAPARLRAEAEQRGSLPLQLGREIDWTLGDGGGWIWSAPSGQRLALSEPAMRGPFQYDNASAAIAALRALHTRLPISVNAIRAGLQRARLPGRFQVFPGTLTWILDVAHNGEAAQALAANLRAFACRGRLRAVLAVLEDKSPESIVGPLLPFVSHWYLAQSTDPRAMPVEVLSRRLDVILPAPAAVLLPDLDAALDAAQSASEPGDALLVVGSFTTVGVALRRLDPGRGDRG
- the accD gene encoding acetyl-CoA carboxylase, carboxyltransferase subunit beta — encoded protein: MSWFEKLIPSRIRTDASTKRAVPEGVWAKCPGCQAILYRAELERNLEVCPKCSHHNRLSGRRRLETFLDPEGREEIGLDLESLDPLKFKDLKKYKDRLVQAQKQSSEKDALIVMRGRLKGQPIVASAFEFSFMGGSMGSVVGERFVRGVEAALEQHSPYICFSASGGARMQESLFSLMQMAKTSAALGRLREHSLPFVSVMTDPTMGGVSASLAMLGDLNIAEPNALIGFAGPRVIEQTVHEKLPEGFQRSEFLIEKGALDMIIDRRDLRERIADLLAILTHRPRYVRTVVPV
- the trpA gene encoding tryptophan synthase subunit alpha; translated protein: MSRIAARFEQLRERGRTALIPFVTAGDPSPAVTVPLMHAMVAAGVDLIELGVPFSDPIADGPVIQRATERALAAGVSLDDVLDMVRQFRERDTETPVILMGYLNPIEVMGYETFAVAAHGAGLDGALIVDVPPEEGHALVEMLKSQGLDLVYLLAPTSTEARIVRIGEVASGFVYYVSVKGVTGAGNLDTAAVAEKVGLIKSLIGLPVGVGFGINNAETAASVARVADAVIVGSAIVSRIEALAATPERIPEAVAEFLTGLRQAIDEVDAHVA
- the trpB gene encoding tryptophan synthase subunit beta — protein: MSTSPDNFDWDFAGAASARRSHPGAYDFPDAGGHFGPYGGMFVPETLMHPLEELRTAYERYLADPQFQAELDADLQDYVGRPSPLYHAERWSRELGGAQIFLKREDLNHTGAHKVNNTIGQALLARRMGKTRIIAETGAGQHGVASATVAARLGLECVVYMGEVDIARQEANVYRMRLLGARVVSVTSGSRTLKDALNEAMRDWVTNIDNTFYIIGTVAGPHPYPAMVRDFQAVIGREARAQILARSGRLPDALVACVGGGSNAIGLFYPFIGDEDVAIYGVEAAGDGLQTGRHAAPLCAGRPGVLHGNRTYLMEDNHGQIVETHSISAGLDYPGVGPEHAWLKDSGRALYDSVTDDEALRAFHHLTRTEGIIPALESSHALAYVHKLAPTMRKDQTIIVNLSGRGDKDMHTVASHDGLVL